One Isoptericola dokdonensis DS-3 genomic window, GGTGGACGGTCACCGTGCTGGAGCGCGCGCCGTCCCTCGAACCGGTCGGCGCCGGGATCGCGATCGCTCCGAACGCCGTCCGGTCGCTGGCCGCGCTCGGTATCGCCGAGCAGCTGCGCGACCTGTCCGCGCTGCAGGGCGAGTACGGCATCCGCCGGGCCGACGGCGGCTGGCTGGTCCGCACCGACGCGCAGGAGGCCGGCTCGCTCTTCGGCGACCGCACCCTCGTCCTGCACCGGGCGCACCTCGTCGGGCTGATCGCGGACGCACTGCCTGCGGGCTCGCTGCGGACCGCCACGAGCGCCACCGTCGTCGAGCCGGGGACGGACGGCCGCGCGGCGCGCGTCTCGACGTCGGACGGCGACCTGGAGGCCGAGCTCGTGGTCGCCGCGGACGGGATCGGGTCCGCGACGCGCACCCGCTGGTGGCCGGACGCCCCGTCGCCCGGGCCGGCCGACTCGACCGCCTGGCGCTTCGTGGCGCCCGCCGTGCCGGGGGTCGTGGGGTCCGAGTCCTGGGGGCGGGGCGTCGTCGTCGGGGTCATGCCCCTCGCGGACGGGCGCGTGTACTGCTACGTCTCGGTCGCGCACGCGGCCGGGGTGCCGCGCGACCTGGACGAGCTCCGCGACCGGCTCGCCGGGTGGCATGACCCGATCCCCGCGCTGCTCGCCGCCGTCGACCCCGGCACCGTCCTGCGCAACGAGCTGCGGGC contains:
- a CDS encoding FAD-dependent monooxygenase, which produces MTSEGGAPGAGSTDGRRAVVVGGGISGLASGVALARQGWTVTVLERAPSLEPVGAGIAIAPNAVRSLAALGIAEQLRDLSALQGEYGIRRADGGWLVRTDAQEAGSLFGDRTLVLHRAHLVGLIADALPAGSLRTATSATVVEPGTDGRAARVSTSDGDLEAELVVAADGIGSATRTRWWPDAPSPGPADSTAWRFVAPAVPGVVGSESWGRGVVVGVMPLADGRVYCYVSVAHAAGVPRDLDELRDRLAGWHDPIPALLAAVDPGTVLRNELRALPAPPPSLAVGRTVLVGDAAHAMLPNLGQGGCQALEDAVVLGARVHPGPEVPAALLRWSQERRPRVEHVMRLSARIAGPTLWTSPVLTGARDVGMRLAGRWGAALGARALRPVMSWRPPA